A single genomic interval of Drosophila virilis strain 15010-1051.87 chromosome 2, Dvir_AGI_RSII-ME, whole genome shotgun sequence harbors:
- the LOC116651919 gene encoding putative OPA3-like protein CG13603 — translation MVSFPLIKLGALAVRQISKPIVRVIKQTAKTNQTFNTYLVSTPAQIYHWIGVRAKMRMLGMKQPKFVPPLNKTMAIETGSDLLGEMIVFSVCVSLLCLEFSRQARNEKLKQDNHRDQNQKLENEIELLNDRVVSQTYEIKNLKAKLRQLGITSW, via the exons ATGGTAAGCTTTCCCTTGATAAAACTGGGCGCATTAGCTGTCAGGCAAATAAGTAAACCCATTGTCAGGGTCATCAAGCAAACTGCCAAAACCAATCAAACATTTAATACATATCTAGTCAGTACACCCGCCCAAA TCTACCATTGGATTGGGGTAAGAGCGAAAATGCGTATGCTAGGCATGAAGCAACCAAAGTTTGTTCCACCATTGAACAAAACTATGGCTATTGAAACAGGAAGTGATCTACTCGGCGAGATGATCGTGTTCTCAGTATGTGTAAGCTTGTTGTGTTTGGAGTTTTCGCG ACAAGCTCGCAATGAGAAGTTAAAGCAAGACAACCATCGGGACCAGAACCAAAAACTGGAAAACGAGATAGAATTATTAAATGATCGAGTTGTGAGCCAGActtatgaaattaaaaatcttaaAGCCAAGCTCAGGCAATTAGGTATTACttcttggtaa